The following DNA comes from Roseofilum reptotaenium CS-1145.
AAATATTGGCAGTCACTTCATCAATGCGATAAATGCGAATATCTTCGAGAAACAGGTTTATCTGCGCCAGATTTCTAGCTTTTTGTTCCGACTTATAGGCCATGTAGAGCAATTCACCCTGAACGATGACACAGGTGGCAACTTATGATTCCCCCACCTCAATAATGCGGTTGATTACGGCCCTATCTCCCTGAATAATGCGGCTACAATGATTGGTGTCGAGTAGATACATGATTAAAATTCTAGAGGGCTGCGGGTTTCGTACACGCTCTCTAAGCACTCTTCCAAGTCATTACCGGCCCAGGTTCCTGCATGTCTTAATAAGGAATGGCCGGAAGCTGGACGAAATGAGGAGGGTTTTTCTGAAGATGGGGTTTGAGGTGGATGGGAAAGTACCGTCACGTGCACGCTACATCCAGCGAGTTGGGCTGAATGGGCCATAATTTCTTCCCAAGTTCCTTCTATTTCTATGGGTTGTTGTGTCATCGATCGCTAACCTGCAAGTACGATTAGCTTGATTATAGCTTTATTGGAGGAGGACTTCTGGAAGTTATAATATCTATGGTCTGCCAATATTGTAGGAGAGAAGGTTATGACCCAAGTTTTTCAAGCACAAGATGTTGCAATCGGTCGAATTTCTGCGATCGTCGATCGCCTATTTCAAGAAAACGAGAAGTTCAGAGAGCGATTAGAAAAAGATGAAGTGATGAGCATCTTTTCTAACCTATTGGCACAAGTGGATACCCAGGAGCTTTGTTCTGTGGATGAGTCGGAATTGACAGAGCGAGTCGAACGGATAATGGTGACAGAGGCTGTTGCGGGAACGTTGAACGACCTAACGCCAGAACAGATGGCTATTTTTGATGCCGCAGTGGAAGGTCATTCAACAATTAATAATTAATAATTTATTATATCGTTGGCGATCTGGCAATTTTCGAGAGAGCCGCACAAATTCATGCCAACTTAAAACGGAAAGGAGAGCCAATGGAAGATGCAGATATTTTAATTGCGGCAACGGCGATCGCCCAGAATCAGATTCTGGTTTCCCATGATTCGGATATGCGGAGGGTTGAGGATTTGAGGTTGGAAGATTGGCTTTAGGGTAGGCTGGAGGTGGAAGGATGTGGCAGTCTAATCTTGAGGTGTCTTTAGAGGCGATCGCCGATTTTTGTCAAAAATGGAATATTATCGAATTTTGCCTGTTTGGTTCGATTCTGCGTCAGGACTTTCGCCCAGACAGCGATGTGGATGTTTTGGTGACGTTTGGCGCGGATGAAGGATGGAGTTTATGGGATATTATCACCATGAAAGATGAACTGAAACTGCTCTTTGGGCGTGAGGTTGACTTGGTTCAGAAAGAAGGGTTAAAAAATCCCTTTCGCCGTTATGAGATTCTGCGAACTCTCCAATATCGTTCAAAAATTAATGGATGAGAATTCTTGTTTTCGGGAGCAACTGGATCGACAGAAAATTACGGAGATGTTGTTGAATGTCTTTGAAAGTGTCGATCGCGATAGCATTTTATTGCTAGAAGAACAAGAGTTACTTCGCCGAGTCGATCTCTTGATGGCAACGGAATTAGTTTATGGTATGTTAGATACACTGACACCAGAAGAAATAGCACAATTTGATGCGGCAGTTGCCGGGAGATAATCGGATTGGGTTATTTGCTCGATACGAATATTATTACTGCACTGGTGAAGAGAAATTCGAGGGTAGTGACTCGATTACGGTATATCGAAGGTCAAGGTGCAAAGATTTATATGAGTGCCGTAAGTTACTATGAAGTTAAAAGAGGACTTTTGTATATTAATGCCACTCGGCAGTTGGCAAATTTAGAGATTTTGTGCGAACGCATTC
Coding sequences within:
- a CDS encoding PIN domain-containing protein, coding for MFERAAQIHANLKRKGEPMEDADILIAATAIAQNQILVSHDSDMRRVEDLRLEDWL
- a CDS encoding nucleotidyltransferase family protein; the protein is MWQSNLEVSLEAIADFCQKWNIIEFCLFGSILRQDFRPDSDVDVLVTFGADEGWSLWDIITMKDELKLLFGREVDLVQKEGLKNPFRRYEILRTLQYRSKING